One Ignavibacteria bacterium genomic region harbors:
- a CDS encoding aminotransferase class III-fold pyridoxal phosphate-dependent enzyme produces MYKITTDKDKILKNNLEYTLTSWSKQKGLKPLNIKSAKGIFLYDYDGKRIFDFSSQLVCVNIGHGHPKVAEAVAKQMSELSYVYPGMITAARGDLGKKLAEISPGNMNKTFFTLGGAEAVENAIKLARVYTGRHKIITFYQSYHGATYASAAAGGDPRRHTIDSQQPPNFVHIENPYFYRCPWNSKTPEECADNAISHLVRVIQYEGPQNIAAIMLEGESGSSGCIKYPKGYWKRVKEIADKYGILTIADEVMSGFGRTGKWFGINHHDVVPDIMPIAKGLTSAYIPLGGIIVRDEIAKAFDEKPLPLGLTYSAHAVACAAANAVLDVYEEENLIENAAKMGKYIEDKVEEMKKVHPCIGDFRNTGLLGCLELVKNRETKEPMARWNAPAAEMEIMNKVMGKIAEQGMYTMGRWNLIFIAPPLCITKEEADEGMEIISKALSVADEYCY; encoded by the coding sequence ATGTATAAAATAACAACAGATAAGGACAAAATTCTAAAGAATAATCTGGAATACACATTAACATCATGGTCTAAACAAAAAGGACTTAAGCCGCTAAACATAAAAAGCGCAAAAGGAATATTCCTTTATGATTACGACGGTAAGAGAATCTTTGATTTTTCGTCTCAGCTAGTATGCGTAAACATCGGGCATGGTCATCCGAAAGTAGCGGAAGCAGTTGCTAAACAGATGAGCGAATTAAGTTATGTATATCCCGGAATGATAACAGCCGCACGAGGAGACCTTGGGAAAAAACTTGCGGAAATTTCACCGGGGAATATGAACAAGACTTTTTTCACGCTTGGCGGTGCAGAAGCAGTTGAGAATGCGATTAAACTTGCGAGAGTTTATACGGGAAGGCATAAGATAATTACATTTTATCAATCATATCATGGTGCAACATATGCGAGTGCTGCAGCAGGAGGAGATCCGAGAAGACACACAATAGATTCGCAGCAGCCGCCTAATTTTGTACATATTGAAAACCCCTATTTTTACAGATGCCCATGGAACAGCAAAACCCCTGAGGAATGTGCGGATAATGCAATAAGTCACTTGGTAAGAGTAATACAGTACGAAGGACCTCAAAACATAGCAGCAATAATGCTTGAGGGGGAATCGGGTTCTTCGGGATGCATAAAATATCCAAAGGGATACTGGAAAAGAGTAAAAGAGATTGCGGATAAATATGGAATTCTGACGATTGCTGACGAGGTTATGAGCGGATTCGGGAGAACGGGAAAATGGTTTGGAATTAATCATCATGATGTTGTACCCGATATAATGCCGATAGCTAAAGGATTAACATCTGCATACATACCATTAGGCGGAATTATTGTGAGAGATGAGATTGCAAAAGCATTCGATGAAAAACCTCTTCCTTTAGGATTAACTTATTCTGCTCATGCCGTTGCTTGCGCTGCGGCAAATGCAGTACTTGATGTGTATGAAGAAGAAAATCTTATAGAGAATGCAGCTAAAATGGGAAAATACATTGAGGATAAAGTTGAAGAAATGAAGAAAGTACATCCTTGCATAGGAGATTTCAGAAACACGGGGCTGCTTGGTTGTCTTGAACTTGTGAAGAACAGAGAAACGAAAGAACCTATGGCAAGATGGAACGCTCCCGCGGCGGAAATGGAAATAATGAATAAAGTTATGGGTAAAATTGCCGAGCAAGGAATGTACACGATGGGAAGATGGAATTTAATTTTCATCGCTCCCCCGCTTTGTATTACTAAAGAGGAAGCGGATGAAGGAATGGAGATAATTTCGAAAGCGCTATCGGTGGCGGATGAATACTGTTATTAG
- a CDS encoding CoA-acylating methylmalonate-semialdehyde dehydrogenase — MIYKEVRNYIGGEFISGKGKMLDVICPLDGKVISKVPLSGKAELDAAVESAKKAFPAWSAIPIKERVQIFYKYKTILEKNLEELSYLTHIENGKTPGEARAEVEKSIELTEFACSLPQIVSGEILEVSNGVECRIDYHPIGVVASIAPFNFPHMVPHWTIPNAIAAGNTMVFKPSEQVPITSNHIAEMLKEAGLPDGVFNVVNGDKEITEAICDHPDIKAVSFVGSTKVAKIVYARATSNFKKCTALGGAKNHLIVLPDANVEMTASNVAASMTGCAGQRCMAASAMVGVGPVDHIIEKLCEEARKIIPGKNLGSVISKAAKERIEKYITDAEKQGARILVDGRNAIVEGKEGGYYVGPTVIDNVKPEMAIAKEEVFGPVLAIMRVQSLDEAINIENSSEYGNAAAVFTQNGSYARTVAEKASAGMIGVNIGVPVPREPFSFGGWNESKFGTNEITGKSSLGLWMQPKKTSIKWNAEAKTNWMS; from the coding sequence CTGATATATAAAGAGGTAAGAAATTATATAGGCGGAGAGTTTATTTCAGGAAAAGGAAAAATGCTTGATGTAATCTGCCCGCTCGACGGGAAAGTAATTTCAAAAGTCCCGTTATCAGGAAAAGCAGAGCTCGATGCTGCTGTAGAATCAGCGAAAAAAGCATTTCCTGCATGGTCTGCGATTCCGATAAAAGAGAGGGTTCAGATTTTCTACAAGTATAAAACAATTCTTGAAAAGAATTTAGAAGAACTTTCGTACCTAACACACATAGAGAACGGTAAAACGCCCGGTGAAGCAAGAGCAGAAGTCGAAAAGAGCATTGAACTGACAGAGTTTGCATGTTCATTGCCGCAGATTGTTTCAGGCGAAATTCTTGAAGTAAGCAACGGAGTGGAATGCAGGATTGATTATCATCCGATAGGAGTTGTTGCTTCAATTGCACCCTTTAATTTCCCGCACATGGTTCCTCACTGGACGATTCCTAACGCAATAGCTGCGGGGAACACGATGGTTTTCAAGCCCTCGGAGCAGGTTCCGATTACATCGAATCACATTGCGGAAATGCTAAAAGAAGCAGGGCTACCGGATGGGGTGTTTAATGTAGTTAACGGAGACAAAGAAATAACAGAGGCGATTTGCGACCATCCGGATATAAAAGCAGTGTCATTTGTCGGCTCTACTAAAGTTGCGAAGATTGTGTATGCAAGGGCAACATCTAATTTTAAGAAGTGTACCGCACTTGGCGGAGCAAAGAATCACTTGATTGTTCTTCCTGATGCAAATGTTGAAATGACGGCTTCGAATGTAGCAGCATCAATGACAGGATGCGCCGGACAAAGGTGCATGGCGGCTTCAGCCATGGTTGGCGTGGGACCTGTTGACCACATTATTGAAAAGCTTTGCGAAGAAGCAAGAAAGATAATACCGGGAAAGAATCTCGGTTCGGTAATTTCTAAAGCAGCAAAAGAGAGAATTGAGAAATATATTACTGATGCAGAAAAGCAGGGTGCGCGGATACTTGTTGACGGCAGGAATGCAATTGTCGAGGGAAAGGAAGGCGGTTACTATGTTGGACCGACAGTTATTGATAATGTAAAACCAGAAATGGCAATAGCAAAGGAGGAAGTATTCGGACCTGTTCTCGCGATAATGAGAGTACAATCACTTGATGAGGCAATAAATATTGAAAACAGCTCGGAATACGGAAATGCAGCAGCTGTGTTTACACAGAACGGAAGTTACGCCAGGACGGTTGCAGAAAAAGCATCTGCCGGAATGATAGGTGTAAACATAGGAGTACCCGTACCGAGAGAGCCATTTTCATTCGGAGGATGGAATGAATCAAAATTCGGGACAAATGAAATAACAGGAAAAAGTTCGCTGGGATTATGGATGCAGCCAAAGAAAACAAGCATTAAATGGAATGCAGAAGCAAAAACAAACTGGATGAGTTAA
- a CDS encoding oligosaccharide flippase family protein — MIDKLKSLSKDTLIYGTSTILGRFLNFLFVPIYTNLFLPAEFGIVANIYAYVAILNVFFTIGLESGYFKFASTLEVGSAKENFSHPFLGIFLNSFILSGILFVFSSGFTSVFQIAETREVLLKYTALILFFDAISTVPFAYLRLEHKPMKFALIRLVNIVATVVLNVFFIVVLRKGIEYVFISNVIASGLTLILLVPVIVKNLKISFNKELVNELLKFSLPYIPAGISANIIQVVNRPILTALTNDHTVGIFQANYRLGIFMMLFVSMFEFAWRPFFLQNANDPNAKQLYAKVMTFFLTVAAVIFIFLTLFIDNIVAIPLPGRGYLVGKAYWGGLSIVPVILLAYVFYGIYVNLMAGIYIEKKTKYLIYITGSAAVINIAANFILIPVIGMMGAATATLISYAVEVAGIYYIAQKYYRIDYEFKKIAFIFVLITAALVSYFFLHYFDYFLLKIAIFVVITSFIFVLKIVDVNIIKRFL, encoded by the coding sequence ATGATCGATAAGTTAAAGTCACTATCTAAAGATACTCTGATATACGGTACAAGTACCATCCTTGGAAGGTTCCTGAATTTTCTATTTGTTCCTATTTATACTAATCTTTTTCTTCCTGCTGAGTTCGGAATTGTTGCCAATATTTATGCGTACGTTGCAATATTAAATGTTTTCTTTACAATCGGATTGGAATCGGGTTATTTTAAGTTTGCGTCAACTTTAGAGGTAGGTTCGGCAAAAGAGAATTTCTCCCACCCGTTTCTCGGTATATTCTTAAATTCATTCATACTATCCGGTATATTATTCGTTTTTTCCTCCGGATTCACTTCTGTATTTCAGATTGCTGAAACCAGAGAAGTACTCCTGAAATATACCGCACTGATTCTATTCTTCGACGCTATATCAACCGTACCGTTTGCATACCTCCGGCTCGAGCATAAACCTATGAAATTCGCTTTGATAAGGCTTGTCAATATAGTTGCGACTGTTGTATTAAATGTATTCTTTATAGTCGTGCTCAGGAAAGGGATTGAATATGTTTTCATCTCAAACGTCATCGCTTCCGGTCTGACCTTAATCTTGTTAGTGCCGGTGATTGTTAAGAATCTTAAGATTTCTTTCAACAAAGAGCTTGTTAATGAACTGCTAAAGTTTTCACTGCCTTATATACCCGCAGGTATAAGCGCTAATATAATTCAGGTAGTAAACAGGCCTATACTCACCGCGTTGACTAACGACCATACAGTAGGAATTTTTCAGGCTAACTATCGTCTTGGAATTTTCATGATGCTCTTTGTTTCAATGTTTGAGTTTGCCTGGCGTCCATTCTTTCTGCAGAATGCTAACGACCCGAATGCAAAGCAGTTGTACGCAAAAGTTATGACCTTTTTCCTGACAGTCGCCGCTGTAATATTTATATTTTTAACCTTGTTTATAGATAACATTGTAGCAATACCTCTCCCCGGACGCGGGTACCTTGTCGGCAAGGCTTATTGGGGCGGACTTAGTATTGTTCCCGTAATTCTTCTCGCTTATGTTTTCTATGGTATTTATGTTAACCTTATGGCCGGAATATATATCGAGAAAAAAACAAAATATTTAATTTATATAACGGGCAGTGCAGCAGTAATTAATATTGCCGCTAATTTTATTCTTATTCCTGTTATAGGTATGATGGGTGCTGCAACTGCAACCCTTATCAGCTATGCCGTCGAGGTAGCGGGAATATACTATATCGCACAAAAGTACTACAGAATAGATTACGAATTTAAAAAGATAGCATTCATTTTCGTGCTGATTACCGCAGCCCTTGTCTCTTATTTCTTCCTTCATTATTTTGATTATTTCCTTCTTAAAATAGCAATTTTTGTCGTTATTACGAGTTTTATATTCGTACTTAAAATTGTTGATGTTAATATTATTAAAAGATTCTTATGA
- a CDS encoding NADP-dependent malic enzyme produces the protein MIRKQDALDYHQLGRPGKIEVVSSKPCSTQRDLSLAYTPGVADPCLDIEKNPDDAYRYTAKGNLVAVVSNGTAVLGLGNIGALAGKPVMEGKGVLFKRFADVDVFDIELNTEDPDEIIKAVQLLEPTFGGINLEDIKAPECFYIEEELKKTMKIPVFHDDQHGTAIISGAALINAIEIVKKKVGEVKVVFSGAGSAGIACANLYESLGVKRENIFLVDTKGVVYKGRKEGMNKYKEYFAQDTEHRTLAEVIKGADCFCGVSKKGVLTKEMVKSMADFPIVFAMANPDPEITYPEAVSVRDDIIMATGRSDYPNQVNNVLGFPFIFRGALDVRASTINNEMKIAASMALAKLAKEDIPDSVLRAYGGKRFEFGKDYIIPKPFDPRVLLWEAPAVAEAAMFTNVAKNPIMDFDEYKDRLEARLGKANEVMRFFIHKAQRVNKKIVFPEGEELKILRAAQIIVDEGIAKPVLIGDKETIVQNIVDLGLHFEKNDLEIIEPLTSQKLDTYADDYFDFRKRKGVTKIDSKRLLKTPNIFGMMMVRNGDADGLISGLTQHYPSTVKPALQIIGKDEGVKCIAGMYMMIFKNQRIFISDATINIDPDAEQLADIAILTADKVKKIGVTPKLAMLSFSNFGSTIHPYTDKVRKATEIVKKLRPDLTVEGEMMADTAMSPEIMNEYYPFSGLKEKANVLICPDLTSANIAYKLLASVGGAIAIGPILLGIKKPVYLLGPGNYVDDIVNITAMAVFEAEK, from the coding sequence ATGATTAGGAAACAAGACGCGCTCGACTATCATCAGCTGGGAAGACCCGGCAAGATTGAAGTTGTATCTTCAAAACCATGTTCAACTCAAAGGGATTTATCACTCGCATACACGCCCGGAGTTGCAGACCCATGTCTGGATATTGAAAAAAATCCCGACGATGCATATAGATACACGGCTAAAGGGAATCTTGTAGCTGTTGTATCAAACGGAACAGCCGTACTTGGTCTGGGCAATATTGGCGCTCTGGCGGGGAAACCTGTAATGGAAGGTAAAGGAGTTTTATTTAAAAGGTTCGCGGACGTTGATGTGTTTGATATAGAACTCAACACTGAAGATCCTGATGAGATTATAAAAGCAGTTCAGCTTCTTGAACCGACATTCGGCGGAATTAATCTTGAAGACATTAAAGCACCCGAGTGTTTCTACATTGAAGAAGAGCTTAAGAAGACGATGAAAATACCCGTCTTCCATGATGACCAGCACGGAACGGCAATCATCAGCGGTGCTGCTTTGATTAATGCAATCGAGATTGTGAAGAAAAAAGTCGGCGAGGTGAAGGTTGTGTTCAGCGGTGCGGGTTCGGCGGGGATTGCATGCGCTAATCTTTATGAATCGCTTGGAGTGAAAAGAGAGAACATTTTTCTTGTTGATACAAAAGGTGTAGTATATAAAGGACGCAAAGAAGGGATGAATAAGTATAAGGAGTACTTTGCACAGGATACAGAGCACCGTACACTTGCGGAAGTTATAAAGGGTGCTGACTGTTTTTGCGGTGTTTCGAAGAAGGGCGTTTTAACGAAGGAGATGGTGAAGAGCATGGCTGACTTCCCTATCGTTTTTGCGATGGCAAATCCCGACCCCGAAATTACTTACCCTGAAGCAGTATCAGTTCGTGACGATATTATAATGGCGACCGGAAGAAGCGATTATCCAAATCAGGTTAATAATGTTCTTGGGTTCCCGTTTATCTTCAGAGGGGCACTTGACGTGAGAGCATCCACAATAAATAATGAAATGAAGATAGCAGCTTCGATGGCACTTGCGAAACTTGCTAAGGAAGATATACCTGATTCGGTTTTAAGAGCATACGGCGGAAAGAGATTCGAATTCGGAAAGGATTACATTATTCCAAAGCCTTTTGACCCGAGAGTACTGCTGTGGGAAGCTCCGGCTGTTGCAGAGGCGGCTATGTTTACTAATGTAGCAAAAAATCCTATAATGGATTTTGACGAGTACAAAGACAGGCTTGAAGCGAGACTCGGGAAGGCGAACGAGGTAATGAGATTCTTCATTCATAAAGCGCAGAGAGTAAACAAGAAGATTGTATTTCCGGAAGGAGAGGAATTGAAGATATTGCGTGCTGCACAGATTATTGTTGATGAGGGAATAGCAAAACCTGTCCTGATAGGAGATAAGGAAACGATTGTTCAGAATATTGTTGACCTTGGGCTTCATTTTGAAAAAAACGACCTTGAGATAATTGAGCCTTTGACTTCACAAAAACTTGATACCTATGCAGATGACTATTTTGATTTCAGGAAGAGAAAGGGAGTTACGAAGATTGATTCGAAGAGACTATTGAAGACTCCGAATATATTCGGTATGATGATGGTGAGGAACGGCGATGCGGACGGGCTTATTTCGGGACTTACACAACACTATCCTTCGACTGTTAAGCCGGCTCTGCAAATCATAGGAAAGGATGAGGGTGTGAAGTGCATAGCGGGAATGTACATGATGATATTCAAGAATCAGAGAATTTTTATATCTGATGCAACGATAAACATTGACCCTGATGCGGAACAACTCGCAGATATTGCCATTCTTACAGCGGACAAAGTGAAAAAAATTGGTGTAACTCCGAAGTTAGCAATGCTCTCTTTCAGTAATTTCGGAAGCACTATTCATCCATACACGGATAAGGTCAGGAAGGCAACAGAGATTGTTAAAAAGCTAAGACCCGACCTTACTGTTGAAGGGGAGATGATGGCAGATACAGCAATGAGTCCTGAGATTATGAATGAGTATTATCCTTTCAGCGGACTGAAGGAAAAGGCAAATGTTCTGATTTGCCCTGATTTGACTTCTGCGAATATAGCTTACAAACTTCTTGCGAGTGTTGGCGGAGCGATTGCTATAGGACCGATATTGCTGGGTATTAAAAAACCTGTGTACCTACTCGGACCGGGAAATTACGTGGATGATATTGTGAATATTACTGCGATGGCGGTATTTGAGGCGGAGAAGTAG
- a CDS encoding FAD-linked oxidase C-terminal domain-containing protein, translated as MYGKISPKIITCLCDISGQNHVLTDAENIDKYSRDETEDLSFPPEVIVKPGTSKEISEILKLANQNLIPVYTRGGGTGLSGGALPVYGGIVISMERFNKILEIDEQNFQAVVEAGVITQIFQEELEKVGLFYPVDPASRGSCFIGGNIAECSGGPRAAKYGVTRNYILGLEFVTPTGEIIFTGSRTIKNVTGYSLAQLICGSEGTLGIVTKIVFRILALPKYKKILLIAYNNVRECISSVSEIYRNGVNPAALEFLTKDAVKAAENQLGKSFPNGDSRAQLLIELDGNNEDVLNSDIQTISDTVEKFNPSDIILAEDRSKMEELWELRRSVGEAVKSISTYKEEDTVVPRAKLPELLDGLMNISKKYNLRIISYGHAGDGNLHINILKENLSDDYWNTNVKSAIKEIFEHTVSLGGTISGEHGIGYTQKEFLPIALSKEEIELSKNIKKTFDPNFILNPGKIFADFI; from the coding sequence ATGTACGGAAAAATAAGTCCTAAAATAATTACTTGTTTATGTGATATTTCTGGTCAAAACCACGTATTAACTGACGCTGAAAATATTGATAAATATTCACGCGATGAAACTGAAGATTTATCTTTTCCGCCCGAAGTAATAGTAAAACCCGGTACTTCAAAAGAAATTTCTGAAATACTTAAACTCGCCAACCAAAACTTAATACCTGTTTATACAAGGGGCGGAGGCACAGGTCTATCAGGTGGTGCTTTACCGGTTTATGGAGGAATTGTAATCTCTATGGAGAGATTCAATAAAATCCTTGAAATAGATGAGCAGAATTTTCAGGCAGTTGTCGAAGCAGGAGTAATCACACAGATTTTTCAGGAAGAACTTGAAAAAGTCGGTCTATTCTATCCTGTTGACCCTGCTTCACGCGGAAGTTGCTTTATCGGAGGGAATATTGCCGAATGCTCAGGCGGACCCCGAGCAGCAAAATATGGCGTGACCAGAAATTACATTCTCGGACTCGAGTTTGTCACTCCGACAGGTGAGATTATTTTTACCGGCTCAAGAACAATCAAGAATGTAACGGGGTATAGTCTTGCTCAGCTTATTTGTGGTAGTGAAGGTACGCTGGGAATTGTTACAAAGATTGTATTTAGAATTCTTGCTCTGCCAAAATATAAAAAGATTTTGTTGATTGCATACAATAATGTTCGGGAATGTATTTCTTCTGTTTCCGAAATTTATAGAAATGGTGTCAATCCCGCTGCGCTTGAATTCCTGACAAAAGATGCTGTTAAAGCCGCAGAAAATCAGCTTGGAAAAAGTTTTCCAAACGGCGATTCCCGGGCCCAGCTTTTGATTGAACTTGACGGAAACAACGAGGATGTACTGAACAGCGATATTCAAACTATTTCCGATACAGTTGAAAAATTCAATCCTTCGGATATTATTCTTGCCGAAGACCGTTCGAAAATGGAAGAACTGTGGGAATTGCGCCGCTCAGTCGGTGAAGCAGTTAAATCAATTTCTACTTACAAGGAAGAAGATACTGTAGTTCCGAGAGCAAAACTTCCCGAACTTCTTGACGGATTAATGAACATATCAAAGAAATATAATTTAAGAATTATTTCATACGGTCATGCGGGAGACGGCAATTTACACATAAACATTCTCAAAGAAAATCTTTCCGATGATTACTGGAATACTAATGTTAAGTCTGCAATAAAAGAGATTTTTGAACATACTGTCTCGCTCGGTGGAACAATCTCAGGCGAGCATGGCATTGGATACACACAGAAAGAGTTTCTGCCTATTGCTCTGTCAAAGGAAGAAATCGAACTCTCAAAAAACATAAAGAAAACATTTGACCCTAATTTTATATTGAATCCGGGCAAAATATTTGCAGATTTTATATGA
- the nadC gene encoding carboxylating nicotinate-nucleotide diphosphorylase codes for MTNKTFYRNFDFKAAEKLIKMAIKEDVGSGDITSELLIPKDKKSAANLLMKDPGVVAGIEIFKLVHKIVDPKTAVKTACPEGQIIRKCSRIAIIKGNSRSILKAERLSLNIIQRMSGIATAVYALKRRLNNNSVKIVDTRKTIPNFRLFEKLAVKIGGGDNHRFGLYDMILIKDNHIEANGGIANTLIKLKKVLKSRNIKVEIEVKNLDEFCIVQDLGKGIVDFVMLDNFSINEIESATNLNKKRFKLEVSGGINSKNIGELSGIKGIDVISVGALTHSVKSMDLSLDFIS; via the coding sequence ATGACAAACAAAACATTTTACAGAAATTTCGATTTCAAAGCGGCAGAGAAGCTTATAAAAATGGCTATTAAGGAAGATGTCGGCAGCGGAGATATAACTTCAGAATTGCTTATTCCGAAAGATAAAAAGTCTGCTGCAAACCTTCTAATGAAAGATCCGGGTGTTGTTGCGGGTATTGAAATATTCAAACTCGTACATAAAATAGTCGACCCGAAAACTGCCGTAAAAACCGCGTGTCCCGAAGGACAGATAATTAGAAAATGCTCTCGTATCGCAATCATAAAAGGAAATTCAAGAAGTATACTGAAAGCAGAAAGACTTTCTCTTAATATTATTCAGCGTATGAGTGGTATCGCTACGGCCGTTTATGCACTTAAAAGAAGATTAAACAATAATTCTGTTAAGATTGTTGATACAAGAAAAACAATTCCAAACTTCAGGTTGTTCGAAAAGCTTGCAGTTAAGATTGGCGGCGGCGATAATCACAGGTTCGGTTTGTATGATATGATACTTATAAAAGATAATCATATCGAAGCTAACGGCGGAATTGCAAACACACTCATAAAACTTAAAAAAGTTCTGAAAAGCAGGAACATTAAAGTTGAAATCGAAGTTAAAAATCTGGACGAATTTTGTATTGTTCAGGATCTCGGTAAGGGAATTGTTGATTTTGTAATGCTCGATAATTTTTCGATAAATGAAATAGAATCAGCAACTAATTTAAATAAAAAGAGGTTTAAATTAGAAGTTTCCGGAGGTATAAACTCAAAAAATATTGGAGAATTAAGCGGTATAAAAGGTATTGATGTAATATCCGTCGGTGCATTAACGCACTCCGTCAAGTCTATGGACTTGTCCTTGGATTTTATATCTTGA
- a CDS encoding DUF1343 domain-containing protein: MMKSVLILFLMIISCSLYGQFINQSFETGSTMLIKDHFDLIQGKQIAVITNRTGVDKNGKHIIDLLVEAGIDVKKIFTPEHGFSADDTYKTSGISIPVVSLYGNKYSYSKSDVEDIDIVIFDIQELGARFYTYTSTLFLTLQDAKKYGKEYIICDRPSVANISSSEGFLLDEKFSSFVGKIPTPVITGLTVGELGNFLNGEYVNHDNFKVVKMKGYGRNVIYENIMDVWINPSPSINSIESGRIYPALCFLEGTNISEGRGTETPFQVFGAPFIDSDILLEKINSYNLEGISFEKTEFSPDQSLLPSYTSMKYPGKKCHGLKVTVTDVLKFNPFKTSVAILLSLNSTFSEFKWTQKNFIDKLAGTDILRNMINTGKTLEEIVAASEIDSRNFRESAIPYLLY, from the coding sequence ATGATGAAAAGTGTGTTAATTCTCTTCTTAATGATTATTTCGTGTTCTTTGTACGGGCAGTTTATTAATCAGTCTTTCGAGACAGGAAGCACAATGCTGATTAAAGATCATTTCGATTTGATCCAAGGTAAACAAATCGCGGTAATAACCAACAGGACAGGCGTCGATAAAAACGGAAAGCATATAATTGATTTGCTCGTTGAAGCGGGTATAGACGTTAAAAAGATATTTACCCCCGAGCACGGTTTCTCCGCCGATGATACTTATAAAACTTCAGGCATTTCAATTCCCGTAGTTTCATTATACGGAAATAAATATTCATACTCTAAATCTGACGTTGAAGATATCGATATTGTAATTTTTGACATACAGGAACTTGGAGCCCGTTTCTATACTTACACATCAACGCTTTTCCTTACCTTGCAGGATGCAAAGAAATACGGAAAAGAATACATAATCTGTGACAGACCTTCCGTCGCCAATATTAGCAGCTCAGAGGGATTTCTACTCGACGAAAAATTCTCATCTTTTGTTGGTAAGATACCGACACCCGTCATTACCGGTTTAACAGTTGGCGAACTTGGAAATTTCCTTAATGGTGAATACGTAAATCATGATAATTTCAAAGTTGTTAAGATGAAAGGTTACGGTAGAAATGTGATTTATGAAAATATTATGGATGTATGGATTAATCCTTCTCCAAGTATCAATTCAATTGAAAGCGGTAGAATTTATCCTGCTTTGTGTTTCCTTGAAGGTACGAATATCTCCGAGGGACGCGGTACCGAAACACCGTTTCAGGTATTCGGGGCACCGTTCATCGACAGTGATATTTTGCTTGAAAAAATTAATAGTTATAACTTGGAAGGAATTTCTTTTGAAAAGACCGAATTCTCTCCGGATCAGTCATTGCTCCCTTCTTACACATCCATGAAATACCCCGGAAAGAAATGCCATGGATTAAAAGTTACGGTCACCGATGTTTTAAAATTCAATCCATTTAAAACATCCGTAGCAATACTTCTATCATTGAACAGTACTTTCTCCGAATTCAAATGGACTCAGAAGAATTTCATCGATAAGCTTGCAGGTACGGATATACTGCGTAATATGATAAATACAGGAAAAACTCTTGAAGAAATAGTAGCTGCATCAGAAATAGATTCACGAAATTTCCGTGAATCCGCTATTCCTTACTTGCTTTATTAG
- a CDS encoding thioesterase family protein — protein MISNETHLRMLYTHTDIMGVVNNVHYLEFFEAGRNELMRAMGYPYPRLEAKNVGLPLIEAHVNYKTPAKYDDLIRIVASLKKLPTVRIKIDYEIYVDERLVASGYTTHSFLDLKKFKPVRPPEDFMEVIKKLMIK, from the coding sequence ATGATATCAAACGAAACACATTTAAGAATGCTTTACACGCATACGGATATTATGGGCGTAGTTAATAACGTGCATTATCTTGAATTCTTTGAGGCAGGAAGAAATGAGTTGATGAGAGCAATGGGATATCCGTATCCCAGACTCGAAGCAAAAAACGTGGGACTTCCGCTGATAGAAGCACACGTTAATTATAAAACACCGGCAAAATATGACGACCTAATTCGAATCGTCGCATCGCTTAAGAAATTACCAACCGTTAGAATAAAAATTGATTATGAAATATATGTTGATGAACGGCTTGTCGCAAGCGGATACACTACGCATTCATTCCTTGACCTGAAGAAGTTTAAACCGGTAAGACCTCCTGAAGATTTTATGGAAGTAATCAAAAAGTTAATGATAAAGTAA